A single genomic interval of Helianthus annuus cultivar XRQ/B chromosome 6, HanXRQr2.0-SUNRISE, whole genome shotgun sequence harbors:
- the LOC110865523 gene encoding O-acyltransferase WSD1 yields MDAIQDFNTLGSIRTTKYGETFEGFKKGVDNEEPLSPMAQLLHEPGSNVYIICFIGFKTKIRPDVIKENLVNTVVKNRRFSSLQVRDKSNGSMKWIPTHVNIDDHVIIAEQDPNIKSPEKFVENYILNLSRSGIESTKPLWDVHLIDVKTSEAKGTCVFRCHHSIGDGISLTNLLLSCTRKVSDPDSVPTIPGMDRLGAAKVANLWSRLGVFWNTFVALLMFALTGLFLEDTKSPIKGSKGVEDRPRRFVTRSLSLEDIKFVKRAMNVTFTDVVLGVTEAGMYRYIRGRYNDKNMDSPHNMRIRATIPFNLRTTMKIDDFTHKDEDGTWGNKIGYSLLPFDIRFRKDPLDYVRHANATMKRKKASLEPLFTYYFTKLVIMLFGTKVTGELTHKVVHKTTLIFSNIPGPQDEITLFGHKVAYLAPSCYGQPYALMINVVSYMDKVMFVMSVDEETIPDPQKLCDAFEESLRNIKASA; encoded by the exons ATGGATGCCATACAAGATTTTAACACTCTTGGAAGTATTAGAACCACCAAATATGGAGAAACATTTGAGGGTTTCAAGAAGGGAGTGGACAACGAGGAACCACTAAGTCCTATGGCTCAGTTGCTTCATGAGCCTGGTTCTAATGTGTATATCATTTGTTTCATTGGGTTCAAAACAAAAATTCGTCCTGATGTAATCAAGGAAAATTTGGTGAATACTGTCGTTAAAAATCGTCGATTTTCAAGCTTGCAG GTAAGGGACAAGTCAAACGGTAGCATGAAATGGATTCCAACACATGTAAACATAGATGACCATGTCATTATAGCGGAACAAGATCCTAACATAAAATCACCTGAAAAATTCGTTGAAAATTACATCTTAAACCTCAGTAGATCAGGTATTGAAAGCACAAAACCCTTGTGGGATGTCCATCTCATCGACGTTAAAACGTCAGAAGCCAAAGGCACATGTGTCTTTCGTTGCCATCATTCCATTGGTGATGGAATTTCCTTGACGAATCTCCTACTGTCTTGTACACGTAAAGTCTCTGATCCGGATTCTGTACCTACTATTCCTGGGATGGACAGGTTGGGTGCGGCTAAAGTTGCTAACCTTTGGTCAAGACTTGGTGTTTTTTGGAATACTTTTGTTGCTCTTTTGATGTTTGCGTTGACTGGATTGTTCCTAGAAGACACAAAATCCCCAATCAAAGGCTCAAAAGGTGTGGAGGATAGGCCAAGACGATTTGTCACTCGAAGCTTAAGCCTTGAGGACATTAAGTTTGTAAAAAGAGCTATGAATGTG ACATTTACCGACGTAGTTCTTGGAGTCACAGAAGCAGGAATGTATCGCTACATACGTGGGAGATATA ATGATAAAAATATGGATAGTCCTCATAACATGCGCATTCGTGCCACCATTCCGTTTAACCTTCGAACCACCATGAAGATTGAT GATTTCACGCATAAGGATGAAGATGGCACATGGGGAAACAAGATTGGGTATTCATTACTTCCATTCGATATCCGATTCAGAAAAGATCCTTTAGATTATGTTCGACATGCAAATGCCACAATGAAACGCAAGAAGGCTTCCTTGGAGCCCTTGTTCACTTATTACTTTACTAAGTTAGTCATAATGTTGTTTGGCACAAAG GTTACAGGGGAATTGACTCATAAAGTTGTGCATAAAACAACACTAATATTTAGTAATATCCCTGGACCGCAAGATGAAATCACCCTTTTTGGACATAAAGTTGCATACCTTGCTCCTAGTTGTTATGGGCAACCATAT GCACTGATGATTAATGTGGTGAGTTACATGGACAAAGTAATGTTTGTCATGTCAGTTGATGAAGAAACGATACCAGACCCTCAAAAACTTTGTGATGCTTTTGAAGAATCCCTTCGCAACATCAAAGCTTCTGCTTAA